A genome region from Bacillaceae bacterium IKA-2 includes the following:
- a CDS encoding DUF3397 domain-containing protein, with amino-acid sequence MSSAVAWLLATLITLPLLAFYLMYIITVKTIKNKKIAIKRSVDLSTILFIVAVYFIAYEIWSISLFWFVLITIISVAIIFTIIHWKYSNDIHLSKLLKGIWRLNFILFFLVYIILSIYGLLLRISQMS; translated from the coding sequence TTGAGTAGTGCGGTAGCTTGGTTGTTAGCTACGTTGATTACATTGCCACTTTTAGCTTTTTATCTTATGTATATCATTACTGTCAAAACAATAAAAAATAAAAAAATAGCTATCAAGCGTTCAGTTGACTTATCGACGATTTTATTTATTGTCGCTGTTTATTTTATTGCTTATGAGATATGGAGTATTTCTTTATTTTGGTTTGTTTTAATAACAATCATTTCAGTTGCGATTATTTTTACGATTATTCATTGGAAATATTCCAATGATATTCACCTTTCAAAGTTATTAAAAGGAATTTGGCGGTTAAACTTCATCCTTTTTTTTCTTGTGTATATTATCTTAAGTATTTACGGTCTATTACT
- a CDS encoding 2-dehydropantoate 2-reductase has protein sequence MKKVGIVGGGSIGLALAGYLSKGQFEVTVYTKAKQQADHLHKNGVTLKIGTSDFTFPINSTPFLETTELVDDLLFIAVKQYHLKEVVSHLMHLKGKLSTIAFLQNGMGHLTYLDKLGDKADNILIGIVEHGALKHSLTEVEHTGDGEMKIGFFQKKSDFSSTVWLKLSCVGFRTTVHEDWFQIMVSKLLVNGVINPLTAIFKVKNGDLITNEYYFKIMRKLFDEISLIYNSTEADWQKIVDICKKTSQNRSSMLKDIEEGRETEIEAITGVILEKAANQNVQLHYHNFIYHSIKGIESQRKGAGTFE, from the coding sequence ATGAAGAAGGTCGGGATTGTGGGTGGGGGTTCGATTGGACTCGCTTTAGCTGGATATTTATCTAAAGGGCAATTTGAAGTGACGGTCTATACAAAAGCGAAACAACAAGCTGATCACTTACATAAAAATGGTGTGACTTTAAAAATAGGCACAAGTGATTTTACATTTCCAATTAATAGTACGCCTTTTTTAGAGACTACGGAGTTAGTTGATGACTTACTTTTTATAGCAGTTAAACAATATCATCTCAAAGAAGTAGTTTCTCACTTGATGCATTTAAAGGGGAAACTGAGTACAATTGCTTTTCTGCAAAATGGAATGGGCCATCTCACTTATTTAGACAAGCTTGGTGATAAAGCAGATAATATTCTGATAGGTATTGTTGAACATGGAGCTTTGAAACACTCTCTAACGGAAGTGGAGCATACTGGTGATGGTGAAATGAAAATCGGTTTTTTTCAAAAAAAGAGTGATTTTTCTTCCACAGTTTGGTTGAAATTATCATGTGTAGGATTTAGAACAACTGTTCATGAGGATTGGTTTCAGATAATGGTTAGTAAGCTTCTAGTGAATGGGGTTATTAATCCATTGACAGCTATTTTTAAAGTTAAAAATGGTGATTTAATAACAAATGAGTACTACTTTAAAATAATGAGAAAACTATTTGATGAAATTTCACTAATTTACAATAGTACAGAAGCAGATTGGCAGAAAATTGTTGATATATGCAAAAAAACAAGCCAAAACCGTTCATCAATGTTGAAAGATATTGAGGAAGGAAGAGAAACGGAAATAGAAGCGATAACAGGAGTTATTTTAGAAAAGGCAGCCAATCAAAATGTCCAGTTACATTATCATAATTTTATCTATCACAGTATAAAAGGAATCGAATCTCAAAGAAAAGGGGCTGGAACTTTTGAGTAG
- a CDS encoding N-acetyltransferase, translating into MDNIDVKRLLVNFKTLEEFENFREFGAQELSMKEDLRANITEDDSESPFYGIYYGNKLVARMSLYRIEKKYDRYFDPAQDFYELWKLEVLDEYRGKGLGEALVKFSKKFNLPVKTNARQRSNKFWEKMGFNALTYFEGRDRGENPYVWFPEGVTEQE; encoded by the coding sequence ATGGATAATATTGATGTGAAGCGCTTACTTGTTAACTTTAAAACATTAGAAGAATTTGAGAATTTTAGAGAATTTGGTGCACAAGAATTGTCAATGAAAGAAGATTTAAGGGCTAATATTACTGAGGATGATAGCGAGTCTCCTTTTTACGGTATTTATTATGGAAATAAACTGGTAGCTCGAATGAGCCTATATCGGATTGAGAAAAAGTATGACCGCTATTTTGACCCAGCACAAGACTTTTATGAACTTTGGAAGCTAGAAGTATTAGACGAATACCGCGGCAAAGGGCTAGGGGAAGCACTTGTGAAGTTTTCAAAAAAATTCAATTTACCTGTTAAAACAAATGCGCGTCAACGTTCAAATAAATTTTGGGAAAAAATGGGCTTTAATGCCCTAACTTATTTTGAAGGACGTGACCGCGGTGAAAATCCATACGTTTGGTTTCCAGAAGGCGTAACAGAGCAAGAGTAG
- a CDS encoding RsfA family transcriptional regulator, with protein MSIVRQDAWTNDEDLVLAEVALRHIREGSTQLAAFEEVGERLSRTAAACGFRWNSSIRKKYDAAIVIAKKQRKNLKKTKLADDNYCTPFEIVDEVADGIGPRDQDLKSKESKAQISIDEVITFLTAHRASLSSNNVGSEDYCEHKDEVTQLKNENKKLLNAYTLLQESYDMIKQDYQLLIQIMERAKQMSITKG; from the coding sequence ATGTCGATTGTTCGTCAAGATGCTTGGACTAATGATGAAGATTTGGTATTAGCAGAAGTTGCACTAAGGCATATTCGTGAAGGTAGTACTCAGTTAGCTGCATTTGAAGAAGTCGGGGAGCGATTATCAAGGACGGCGGCAGCTTGTGGATTTAGATGGAACTCCAGTATTCGTAAAAAATATGATGCTGCAATTGTGATCGCAAAAAAGCAACGAAAAAATTTAAAGAAGACGAAGTTAGCGGATGATAACTACTGTACACCTTTTGAAATAGTTGATGAAGTTGCCGATGGTATTGGACCAAGAGATCAAGATCTAAAGTCAAAGGAAAGTAAAGCTCAAATAAGTATTGATGAGGTGATTACATTTTTAACAGCTCACAGGGCTAGTTTATCCTCAAATAACGTTGGTTCTGAAGATTATTGTGAGCATAAAGATGAGGTTACCCAACTTAAAAATGAAAATAAAAAGCTTTTAAACGCGTATACTCTTCTTCAAGAAAGCTACGATATGATTAAACAAGATTATCAATTGCTAATTCAAATTATGGAACGGGCTAAGCAAATGTCAATTACTAAAGGATGA
- a CDS encoding enoyl-CoA hydratase/isomerase family protein produces the protein MEKVLLTIENGVAWLTINRAEKRNAIDYDVIELLSEKLNIVETSDDAKILVITGKGSEAFCSGGDLSVFHSIYTKVEAEKMLHKMAMNLQRLFFFSKPTIAFLNGTAVGGGCEIASSCDFRIAEKNVKLGFIQGKLGITTGWGGSTFLLERIDPGQALQKLMGAETFDVNEAITIGFVNKMYNREQFENWLTGFTRQPLGVILAYKKRFLDRYDKQQIMNRVLREIDDCSSLWEMPEHHEAVERFRNK, from the coding sequence ATGGAGAAAGTATTATTAACGATTGAGAATGGTGTGGCTTGGCTGACTATTAATCGAGCAGAAAAAAGAAATGCGATTGACTATGATGTAATTGAATTGTTAAGTGAAAAACTAAATATTGTTGAGACTAGTGATGATGCAAAAATATTAGTGATAACCGGGAAAGGATCAGAAGCCTTTTGTTCTGGTGGAGATTTATCTGTGTTTCACTCTATTTATACAAAGGTGGAAGCAGAAAAAATGCTTCATAAAATGGCAATGAATTTACAGCGCCTTTTTTTCTTTTCAAAACCAACAATTGCTTTTCTAAATGGAACGGCAGTTGGTGGAGGATGTGAAATTGCTAGCTCATGTGATTTTAGAATTGCAGAAAAAAACGTAAAATTAGGATTTATTCAAGGTAAGTTAGGGATCACAACTGGTTGGGGTGGATCAACATTCTTATTAGAAAGAATTGATCCTGGGCAAGCGTTACAAAAATTAATGGGAGCAGAAACGTTTGATGTAAACGAAGCGATTACTATTGGCTTTGTAAATAAGATGTATAATCGGGAACAGTTCGAAAATTGGTTGACTGGCTTTACAAGACAACCGCTAGGAGTGATTTTGGCTTATAAAAAGCGATTTTTAGATCGATATGACAAGCAACAAATCATGAATCGGGTACTGCGAGAAATTGATGATTGTTCCTCGTTGTGGGAAATGCCAGAGCATCATGAAGCAGTCGAGCGATTTAGAAATAAATAA
- the rpmF gene encoding 50S ribosomal protein L32 — MAVPFRRTSKTKKNMRRSHLSLEVPGMTKCPECGELKLAHHVCKACGSYKGNEVVSK; from the coding sequence ATGGCAGTGCCTTTTCGTAGAACATCAAAAACTAAGAAAAATATGCGTCGTAGCCACTTAAGTTTAGAGGTACCAGGAATGACTAAGTGCCCAGAGTGCGGTGAATTAAAACTTGCTCACCATGTATGTAAAGCATGTGGGTCTTATAAAGGAAACGAAGTAGTAAGTAAATAA
- a CDS encoding YceD family protein, whose amino-acid sequence MKWSIQQLNMLKNKGINIDEMVDVSEIMKVDHEIKDVSLVHVKGTASFTSHSVTFFLQLEGEMVLTCARTLADVPFPIQIATTETFKLHDWVGFVEGDEIHDLDNGTVNLIPYIVQALLLEIPLQIFSEEQFGDALPKGENWELITSETKKERIDPRLAELSKFFDDK is encoded by the coding sequence ATGAAATGGTCAATACAGCAACTTAATATGTTGAAAAATAAGGGTATAAACATTGATGAAATGGTTGACGTTAGTGAAATTATGAAAGTTGATCATGAAATTAAAGATGTATCACTTGTACATGTGAAAGGAACTGCAAGTTTCACAAGTCATTCTGTTACTTTTTTTCTGCAACTAGAAGGAGAAATGGTGTTGACTTGTGCAAGAACACTCGCAGATGTTCCGTTTCCGATTCAAATCGCTACGACAGAAACGTTTAAGCTTCATGATTGGGTAGGGTTTGTAGAAGGTGATGAAATACATGACCTTGATAATGGTACAGTGAATTTAATACCTTATATTGTACAAGCGCTTTTATTAGAAATTCCTCTGCAAATTTTCAGTGAGGAGCAATTTGGAGACGCGCTACCGAAAGGTGAAAATTGGGAATTAATTACAAGCGAAACCAAAAAGGAACGAATTGATCCGCGGTTAGCGGAGTTATCAAAGTTCTTTGATGACAAGTAA